The DNA region TTTAGCTGCCGGGATAGAGTACAAAGTCCGAAGTGGGATATCTTGAAGCATCGCGATAAGGCTTATCAGCCCACTGTCTGTAAATAGCTTAGTGCAAACCTGACTCAGCACACGTGACTGTGCACAAAAAGCTCAGCCGCGACTCTCGAACAGCTTGAAAAGTTCTTCTTCACTTCTCTCGGAGGGCTGCGGCCCTTGTCTAATACAACCACCAGTTCGTGTGATTTCAGATGATGAACTGTTTCTCCAAGGTATGTTCGTGCTCAATCTCGTAGTATCCTATCATCCCAGTAGTACCATGATGATCCTTATTATTGGAGCTGTCCTAGCTACACAATGCGGACAAACTCATATTATACGCTTTTCATCTTTCTGAATAATTGCTTTCTCTTATTCACTGCATACCTTGTCACTTTCGGTGTGAATTGAGGCTAATTAACAGTCAGTCGTTGCTAGGAGATAGTGAACACGTTTTCCAACCTCCCTGATTCTGCATCTCGGGTGACAACCCGTGTTATCCCTTCTAATTTTATCCCGTCCACCTCACATAAATTATCATGGCCCATGATCCTCGTCTGGCTCATATGGGGACTGCCACTCCCCcacctcctccacccccTCCTCCAGAGAACAACAATGCCTGTGCAGAGACAGCCAACGACAACGCCCCCGAGTCCCAGCCGGCAGAAGTGACACCAGCCGCCTCCGACTCGTACAAGCTCAAGTTCTGCACAGTATGCGCGTCGAACCAGAACCGGTCGATGGAGGCCCACCTCCGTCTCTCGACGGCGGCATCTCCCTTCCCCGTCGTCTCCTTCGGCACGGGCTCGCTCGTCCGTCTCCCCGGCCCCTCCATCACCCAACCCAACGTCTACAACTTCAACTCCACCTCGTACTCCCAAATGTATGAAGAATTGTTTTCCAAAGATGAACGGCTGTACCGTAGTAATGGCCTCCTGAACATGCTGGAGCGCAACCGCAACCTCAAATGGGGCCCCGAGCGTTTCCAGGACTGGGTCCCCGGCGTGCCGCGCGTCGACCACGTTTCCAAGGGTGACAAGGGCGCCATCGGCACCGAGGGCGGCGTCGTGGACGTCATCATCACCTGCGAGGAGCGGTGCTGGGACGCCGTCGTCGACGATCTCATGAATAAGGGCTCCGTGCTTAACCGGCCCGTGCATGTATTCAATGTCGATATCAAGGATAACCACGAGGAGGCGCTGGTGGGGGGCAAAGCCATTCTCGAACTAGCCAATAGACTCAACGAGGCTGCTGCACTGGAGCGGAAAGCGAATGGGGCACAAGGTTGGGAGAATGGCGCCGGCGAAGCAAGACGGAGTTTCGATGAGAAGG from Aspergillus chevalieri M1 DNA, chromosome 2, nearly complete sequence includes:
- the ssuA gene encoding RNA polymerase II subunit A C-terminal domain phosphatase (BUSCO:EOG09264JW6;~COG:K;~EggNog:ENOG410Q76B;~InterPro:IPR006811;~PFAM:PF04722;~go_component: GO:0005634 - nucleus [Evidence IEA];~go_function: GO:0004721 - phosphoprotein phosphatase activity [Evidence IEA];~go_process: GO:0006397 - mRNA processing [Evidence IEA]), which produces MAHDPRLAHMGTATPPPPPPPPPENNNACAETANDNAPESQPAEVTPAASDSYKLKFCTVCASNQNRSMEAHLRLSTAASPFPVVSFGTGSLVRLPGPSITQPNVYNFNSTSYSQMYEELFSKDERLYRSNGLLNMLERNRNLKWGPERFQDWVPGVPRVDHVSKGDKGAIGTEGGVVDVIITCEERCWDAVVDDLMNKGSVLNRPVHVFNVDIKDNHEEALVGGKAILELANRLNEAAALERKANGAQGWENGAGEARRSFDEKVPEILAAWQEKWPNLPALWTLAWL